One stretch of Humidesulfovibrio mexicanus DNA includes these proteins:
- a CDS encoding DUF3369 domain-containing protein, whose protein sequence is MTDDKDELLFLGDDEAEHKLQDTPVAWKLLIVDDEAEVHNVTRLVLSGFRYKGRGLEFLSAYTGAEARAMLAAHPDIAVILLDVVMEENDTGLKLVKYIREELENRFVRIILRTGQPGQAPEERVIVEYDINDYKEKTELTAQKLLTTIVSALRTSSDIATIEANRLGLEKIIEASENIFELQSLEKFSTGVLAQLISILELNRNALVCQASGFAAVNNKGHFSILAGTGEFQPHVRKNVEDVVPPEVYAHFEQAVKNRTSLFFDGKRYIGYFRSQNDSESVIYLEGGKELTELDLQLVEIFFANVSIAFDNLHLNKEVEDTQREIVLTLGETIEWRSQETGNHVRRVAEYMYMLAKRYGLPETECTLLRLAAPMHDVGKLGIPDVILNKPGELTVEEMAVIRTHPTIGHEILKASHRELLKTAAVICLQHHERYDGTGYPTGLKGQDIHIYGRLAAVADVFDALMSDRIYRPAWPLEQVVAHFKAERGRHFDPAIVDILLANLEEFLKLRELYKG, encoded by the coding sequence ATGACCGACGACAAGGACGAACTGCTCTTCCTCGGCGACGACGAGGCCGAACACAAGCTCCAGGACACCCCCGTCGCCTGGAAGCTGCTCATCGTGGACGACGAGGCCGAGGTGCACAACGTCACCCGACTGGTGCTCTCCGGCTTCCGCTACAAGGGGCGCGGGCTTGAGTTCCTGAGCGCCTACACCGGGGCCGAGGCCAGGGCCATGCTGGCCGCCCACCCGGACATCGCCGTCATCCTGCTTGACGTGGTCATGGAGGAGAACGACACCGGGCTCAAGCTCGTCAAGTACATCCGCGAGGAGTTGGAGAACCGCTTCGTGCGCATCATCCTGCGCACGGGCCAGCCCGGCCAGGCCCCGGAAGAGCGCGTCATCGTCGAATACGACATCAACGACTACAAGGAAAAGACCGAGCTCACCGCGCAGAAGCTCCTCACCACCATCGTCTCCGCCCTGCGCACCAGCAGCGACATCGCCACCATCGAGGCCAACCGCCTGGGCCTGGAAAAGATCATCGAGGCCAGCGAGAACATCTTCGAGCTGCAATCCTTGGAAAAGTTCTCCACCGGCGTGCTTGCGCAGCTCATTTCCATCCTGGAGCTGAACAGGAACGCCCTGGTTTGCCAAGCCTCGGGCTTCGCCGCGGTGAACAACAAGGGGCATTTCAGCATTCTGGCCGGCACCGGCGAATTCCAGCCCCACGTGCGCAAGAACGTGGAGGACGTGGTGCCCCCGGAAGTCTACGCGCATTTCGAGCAGGCGGTGAAAAACCGCACCAGCCTCTTCTTCGACGGCAAGCGCTACATCGGCTACTTCCGCAGCCAGAACGACTCCGAGAGCGTCATCTACCTGGAAGGCGGCAAGGAACTCACCGAGCTTGACCTGCAACTGGTGGAAATCTTCTTCGCCAACGTGTCCATCGCCTTCGACAATCTGCACCTGAACAAGGAAGTGGAAGACACCCAGCGCGAAATCGTGCTCACCCTGGGCGAAACCATCGAATGGCGTTCCCAGGAAACCGGCAACCATGTGCGCCGCGTGGCCGAGTACATGTACATGCTGGCCAAGCGCTACGGTCTGCCGGAAACCGAGTGCACCTTGCTGCGGCTGGCCGCGCCCATGCACGACGTGGGCAAGCTGGGCATTCCGGATGTGATTCTGAACAAGCCCGGCGAACTCACCGTTGAAGAAATGGCCGTCATCCGCACGCATCCCACCATCGGGCACGAGATCCTGAAAGCCTCGCACCGGGAACTGCTCAAGACCGCGGCCGTCATCTGCCTGCAGCACCACGAGCGCTACGACGGCACCGGCTATCCCACCGGCCTCAAGGGCCAGGACATCCACATCTACGGCCGGCTTGCCGCCGTGGCCGACGTGTTCGACGCCCTCATGAGCGACCGCATCTACCGTCCGGCTTGGCCGCTGGAACAGGTCGTCGCCCACTTCAAGGCCGAACGCGGCCGCCACTTCGACCCCGCCATCGTAGACATCCTCCTGGCCAACTTGGAAGAATTCCTCAAATTGCGCGAACTCTACAAGGGCTAG
- a CDS encoding formyltransferase family protein, translating into MNVLLSGQKAFGAAVLELLLARGHGVAAVSCPPETSDGRPDRLWTLAARLGLPLLRSGTLSAATMPGGVDLILCAHSHDFIGAATRGKTRLGAMGYHPSLLPLHRGRDAVYWTLRMGDKVAGGSVYWLTDVVDGGPIAAQGWCFTRPGDTPSGLWRRELFPLGLRLIAKALDDLDAGLIVSVPQDQALATWEPSVGRLPVYRPDLIPIGPAPEGFRVTRDRAAEREGLLRSGPVAFPVGDE; encoded by the coding sequence ATGAACGTGCTGCTCTCAGGACAGAAAGCCTTCGGCGCGGCGGTGTTGGAGCTGCTGCTGGCGCGTGGGCATGGCGTGGCCGCTGTCTCCTGCCCGCCGGAAACAAGCGATGGCCGCCCGGACCGGCTCTGGACGCTTGCGGCCCGGCTGGGTTTGCCGCTGCTCCGGTCTGGGACCCTCTCAGCTGCCACCATGCCGGGCGGGGTGGACCTCATCCTGTGCGCGCACAGCCACGACTTCATCGGCGCGGCCACTCGCGGCAAGACCCGGCTCGGGGCCATGGGCTACCACCCGTCGCTCTTGCCGCTGCACCGTGGCCGAGACGCCGTCTACTGGACTCTCCGAATGGGAGACAAGGTGGCCGGGGGCTCGGTGTACTGGCTCACCGATGTGGTCGATGGCGGGCCTATCGCCGCCCAGGGCTGGTGCTTCACCAGGCCCGGTGACACGCCAAGCGGGCTATGGCGGCGAGAGTTGTTCCCCCTGGGACTGCGGCTCATCGCCAAAGCCCTGGACGACCTGGACGCGGGGCTCATCGTCTCCGTGCCCCAGGACCAGGCCCTGGCGACCTGGGAGCCCTCCGTTGGGCGGCTCCCAGTCTACCGGCCGGACCTGATACCCATTGGCCCTGCGCCGGAGGGGTTTCGGGTGACTCGGGATAGGGCCGCTGAGCGGGAGGGGCTCCTGCGCAGCGGCCCTGTGGCCTTTCCGGTGGGTGATGAATAA